The nucleotide window TCGCCCGGCCGATCATCAGAACAATGCTGTTTACCGATAAGCCGCATCTAAGGAAGGAAAAGGCGATTTTGAATGCCAATTTCCCTAAGGCAAATCCATTCACAAGATTTGTCAGGAGTGCCCTGACAATCGAAAACGGAAAGCTGGCAGTTACACCGAGCGGTCTTGATAAGTCGAATATTATCATGAGCTTAGCGGGTGCTAATTCACTTATGATTCTTCCGGGAGGAACAAGAGGTTTCGAAGAAGGAACTGAGGTCGAGGTCCTGATGCTAGAGGACCATGTTGGCAGTGACTGGCCTTGGTAAAACCGGTACTGTTCCAGGTGGCAGGATATCAGAACAGCGGGAAGACGACACTGAGCCTTAACCTGATTCAGCAGCTTTCTGCAGCTGGCCTGGAGGTTGCTACGATCAAACACCATGGCCACGGTGGAAAGCCGGATATCGCGGAGGAAAAGGATTCAGGCCGCCATATGGGCGCAGGAGCAGTTGTCTCCCTTGTCGAAGGTGGAGGCAGGCTCGTCCTTCACGCGGAGAATCGGCAATGGTCCCTGGCTGAAGAAATAGAGGTTTTATCCTGCTTCGAGACAGATGTCATCCTGATAGAAGGCTATAAACGCGAGGCCTATCCAAAAGCGGTCATTCTAAGGAACGAAGCAGATTTAGAATTATTGAAAGTTCTTGCAAATATCAAGGTGGTTTTTTATCGTGACCCGAATCTGGCCAATCTATTGAAAGATTGTGCCTGCCCTGTCTTTCAAATGGAAGATGACAGGGGAGTGAATTGGGTTCTTGATTATATTCTCGAGCAAGTTTAGGTGGAAAGTTCGTCTTTCCACCTATTTTTATGTCGAATTTAGCTGGATGGGCGACTTTTATCACTGTCACTTCACACTTGCACGGTTAGAATGTTAAATGGAGTCCGATGATTGTGTAATTTTTGTGAGGTGAAAGCAGTGGAAATGCTGCAGATGTTTTTATGGATTGTCTACCCTTATACGGTAGTTGCCATAGTTGGGATGGGCCTGGTCTGGCGATATGATTCATCAAGGGATGAGGAGGCACGCTCAACTGCAGGGAAGCTTCTGCTGATGGTGGTAAAAGTAATGATGGCTGCGAGTACAGCGACCGGGATTGCCATAGTGCTTTCGAGCAGCATGGCTGATGAACCGCTCCTATTGTTCCGATGGCTGATCAGTCTCGCACAGCTGCAGCCAGACATAAGCTTAATCCTGGAGATTTCCATTCTCTCAAAGATCCATTTTGTCGTTGTGTTCTTGTTCCTGTTAAGTCTGGCATTCACAAAGGAAATTTATTATCTTTTGAAGCCGCATCAATATTTGAAGAAAATCTATCTCAAGCTTCAGGTTGAGAAAAGAGGATGAACTCTTGACTGCACACAATTGGTTATCGAATACAACCAATTGTGTGCAGCTTATTTTATTTTAGTGGCTCTTTTTTGACAGTTCGGTGTCAGTTGCAAACAGGGGTGGCAAAATGTGATGAGTTTCACTTATGTAATCCTCCGGCTGTTTTATAGTTAAAGCAGGAACCAAAAGGGAGTGTTCATTCATGAAATTATTTATGCCAAAACAGCATGGAGCCTGGGCGATGTTGATCATCCCTTTCTGGCTTGGAGCAGCGGCAAGTGAAATCGTCTGGCAGCATATCCCGTTTTTTATTGGGTGGCTATTACTATATTTGGGAACATATCCGCTTCTGTTGATGTTCAAAAAAAAGAAAATCCCGTTTTATCGCAAATGGGCGCTAATCTATATCATCCCATCCTTAGTATTCTTAATGGTCCCGTTATTCACGACACCATCCATTGTGTTCTTTGGGTTTGCGATGATTCCATTTTTCGTCCTTAATGCCTATTTCTCGGCCAAAAATAAAGACAGGGCACTGATGAATGATCTAAGCGCGATCATTGTTTTTTCCATCGCTGGCCTTGCAAGCAGTTATCTGCCTGCTGCAGAAATCAATCAGCACGGTGTTCTCGTTTTTGCTTCAAGTATACTATTTTTCACAGGAAGTACTTTCTATGTGAAAACGATGATCCGGGAAAAGAAAAACAGTCAATTCAAGTGGATATCCTGGACTTATCATTTGCTGGTCCCGGTTTTGTGGCTGGCAGCCGGAGAAGTCATTGTCGCCGTTGCTGCAGTACCAAGCCTGATCAGAGCCGTCGCATTTTACGGCAAGCCACTTAGCGTCATGAAGGTTGGAATATATGAAATCATAAACGCAGCATTGTTTTTCATCATCATGCTTTTCGCAATTCAATAAAAAATAAAGAAAGCCGCCAGAAATCTGGCGGCTTTTCTTTAAGAGATAAGAGAATATATAAATTTCATTTCAAGCTATAAAATTGGAAAGTCGCTATATAAATCGAAAAGTCGCTATATAAAATTGAAAGTCGCTATATAAATCGAAAAGTCGCTATATAAAATTGAAAGTCGCTATATAAAATTGAAAGTCGCTATATAAAATTGAAAGTCGCTATATAAATTGAAAACTCGCTATATAAAATTGAAAGTCGCTATAAAAATTGAAAACACTCACTATTTAAATTGAAAATTTCTCTATATAAATCGAAAACTCGCTAAATGTCCAGATCTATCGCCTAGCCTGTCAGGCCTTCCAGCGCTTGTCGGTCCTGATAGGATAGGCGCTTGCGCTTTTCTTATTCAATATTGCATATTTCAATCGGGCAATTCTCGCAGTCGATTTCCCGTTTCAGGCGATGAAGTGCATGTATGGTTATATATCCTTTGTCGATAGAGATGATATCCTGTTTCCTGAGCTCGCTCAATAACCGGTTTACAACTTCACGCGATGTGCCGCAGAAGTTTGCGAGTTCCTGATTTGTCAAGGATACATCAATTTTCATGCCGTCTTCGGTTTTTACACCGAAACTGTTCACCAAACGGATCAGGGTAGAGTACAATGCACCTTTCTTTCCGTGAAGGACCAAATCCCTGAACCTGGTTTGCGATTTGCGGTGCTGCAGGGAAAGCCATTTAACGAGTTCCAGTGCCAATCCGCTATCTTTTGAGATTTCGTCCTCGAGCCGGTCCTTTTGAATAACCGCAACACTCCCGCTTTCAGAAGCCCTGGCGTTCAATATATGCTGCGATTCCGGACTGAACAATGTCAATTCTCCAACCAACTCACCGGCAGAGCACATTCTGATCGTAAGCTCGCGCCCATCTGGGATCATTTTGCTGACCTGGAATTTCCCGCTCTGGATAATGTATAACTCATTCGCAGTATTTCCCTCTTCAAAAAGGAAGCTTCCTTTATCGATATTTTTGATTCTATGAACTTTTTCAAACAGCTTATTCATATTTGGTGACAAGGTTGCAGCCGTCAACATGTGATTACCACCTTATTAAGGGAGTTTATACACCCGTCCGTATCTGATATTAATATAATTATATTGTAAAGCATACAAAATCATCAATCTAATTGTGAAATGTTCACATATTTTTAATAATTTAGTTGCCTTTTTATAGTTTAGTTTTTATAATAAAAAGAACTTTACTAATAATTATAAAAAAATATGTTTATTTATGCATATCGTGAAAGGAGGAAAAACGTGAAGGCAGCTATTATCGGAACGACAGGTTATGGGGGCGGGGAGCTGATCCGTATACTCAACAATCATCCATCTTTCACTATTCATTCAGTACATACAACACGGGATGAAAAGCCTGTTTCTGCAGAGTATCCCCATTTGACAGGCATCTTTGATAAAGTCCTCACCAGCATTGATCCAGAAAAAATCGTTGATGAATCAGACATTGTCTTCCTGGCAACACCATCGAAAGTTTCCGGAGAACTTGTCGAAAACTTTTTTAATAAAAACATCAAAGTCATCGACCTGTCCGGAGACCTGAGATTAAAAGAATCCAATACTTATAGAAACTGGTATAAGCATAAACCAGTAGACAATTCGATTCTGGCCGAAGCAGTGTATGGCCTAAGCGAATGGAACAGAGAGGAAATTGTGCATGCAAGCATTCTTGCCAATCCAGGCTGCTATCCAACAGCAGCGCTTCTCGGCCTCGCGCCGGTCTTGAAGGAAAAAGTAATTGATCCAAATAGTATAATCATTGATGCAAAGTCTGGCGTATCGGGGGCAGGAAGGTCGCCTTCCCTGGGCACCTTGTATGCTGAGTTGAATGAAAATTTCAAAATTTATAAAGTGAACGAGCATCAGCATATTCCGGAAATTGAACAACAGGTAAGTTTTTGGAATGGTGATGGGGTGAAAATAACCTTCAGCACCCACCTCATTCCGGTAACGAGAGGGATCATGACGACCATGTATGTGAACCTTAAGGAAGATTGGGATACTTCGAGATTGCTGGATTTGTATGAGGAAACTTATTCTCGGCACCCTTTTGTAAGAGTCAGGAAGGAAGGAATCTTTCCGGCCGTGAAAGAAGTTAAAGGTTCTAATTACTGCGATATCGGATTGCATGCGGACAGCCGGACTGGAAGGCTGACGATTGTTTCGGTCATTGATAATTTAATGAAAGGCGCTGCAGGGCAGGCTGTCCAGAACGCCAATATAATGTTTGGATTAGATGAAACAGCGGGTCTTGAAATGATGCCCCTGTATCCATAAAGGAGGATTATATGTACCAGGCTTTGACAGACCAGAAGTTGATCAAAGAAATCCCGGAGGGCGGGATCTTGACTCCAAAGGGATTCAAGTGCGGCGGAGTTCATGCTGGATTGCGCTATAACAAGCTTGATTTAGGAATGATTGTTAGTGAGGCACCAGCAAGCTGTGCTGCGGTTTATACAACAAGCCATTTTCAGGCTGCTCCGCTGGTTGTTACACAGGAGAGCATTGCCAGTGATGGAGTTCTTCAGGCCGTCGTCGTCAACAGTGCATGCGCGAATGCTTGTACAGGCGAACAGGGATATAAGGATGCACTGAAGATGAGGGCGCTGACAGCGGAAAAATTAGGGATTCCTGAACATCATGTAGCTGTAGCCTCCACGGGAGTCATAGGTGAATTCTTGCAAATGGAAAAAATTGAAGCGGGAATCGCAAAGCTCGCAGTCGGGAATGCTTCCGAAGATATTAAGGACTTCCAGACGGCGATTCTGACAACCGATCTTGTACAGAAGCACTCTTGTCATTGTGCTTTGATCGATGGAAAAACCGTTTCGGTGGGAGGAGCAGCAAAAGGTTCAGGCATGATTCATCCGAATATGGCCACGATGCTCGGGTTTTTAACGACTGATGCGAAT belongs to Mesobacillus sp. AQ2 and includes:
- the mobB gene encoding molybdopterin-guanine dinucleotide biosynthesis protein B, which gives rise to MVKPVLFQVAGYQNSGKTTLSLNLIQQLSAAGLEVATIKHHGHGGKPDIAEEKDSGRHMGAGAVVSLVEGGGRLVLHAENRQWSLAEEIEVLSCFETDVILIEGYKREAYPKAVILRNEADLELLKVLANIKVVFYRDPNLANLLKDCACPVFQMEDDRGVNWVLDYILEQV
- a CDS encoding respiratory nitrate reductase subunit gamma gives rise to the protein MCNFCEVKAVEMLQMFLWIVYPYTVVAIVGMGLVWRYDSSRDEEARSTAGKLLLMVVKVMMAASTATGIAIVLSSSMADEPLLLFRWLISLAQLQPDISLILEISILSKIHFVVVFLFLLSLAFTKEIYYLLKPHQYLKKIYLKLQVEKRG
- a CDS encoding YwiC-like family protein, with the protein product MKLFMPKQHGAWAMLIIPFWLGAAASEIVWQHIPFFIGWLLLYLGTYPLLLMFKKKKIPFYRKWALIYIIPSLVFLMVPLFTTPSIVFFGFAMIPFFVLNAYFSAKNKDRALMNDLSAIIVFSIAGLASSYLPAAEINQHGVLVFASSILFFTGSTFYVKTMIREKKNSQFKWISWTYHLLVPVLWLAAGEVIVAVAAVPSLIRAVAFYGKPLSVMKVGIYEIINAALFFIIMLFAIQ
- a CDS encoding Crp/Fnr family transcriptional regulator encodes the protein MLTAATLSPNMNKLFEKVHRIKNIDKGSFLFEEGNTANELYIIQSGKFQVSKMIPDGRELTIRMCSAGELVGELTLFSPESQHILNARASESGSVAVIQKDRLEDEISKDSGLALELVKWLSLQHRKSQTRFRDLVLHGKKGALYSTLIRLVNSFGVKTEDGMKIDVSLTNQELANFCGTSREVVNRLLSELRKQDIISIDKGYITIHALHRLKREIDCENCPIEICNIE
- the argC gene encoding N-acetyl-gamma-glutamyl-phosphate reductase gives rise to the protein MKAAIIGTTGYGGGELIRILNNHPSFTIHSVHTTRDEKPVSAEYPHLTGIFDKVLTSIDPEKIVDESDIVFLATPSKVSGELVENFFNKNIKVIDLSGDLRLKESNTYRNWYKHKPVDNSILAEAVYGLSEWNREEIVHASILANPGCYPTAALLGLAPVLKEKVIDPNSIIIDAKSGVSGAGRSPSLGTLYAELNENFKIYKVNEHQHIPEIEQQVSFWNGDGVKITFSTHLIPVTRGIMTTMYVNLKEDWDTSRLLDLYEETYSRHPFVRVRKEGIFPAVKEVKGSNYCDIGLHADSRTGRLTIVSVIDNLMKGAAGQAVQNANIMFGLDETAGLEMMPLYP
- the argJ gene encoding bifunctional ornithine acetyltransferase/N-acetylglutamate synthase, whose protein sequence is MYQALTDQKLIKEIPEGGILTPKGFKCGGVHAGLRYNKLDLGMIVSEAPASCAAVYTTSHFQAAPLVVTQESIASDGVLQAVVVNSACANACTGEQGYKDALKMRALTAEKLGIPEHHVAVASTGVIGEFLQMEKIEAGIAKLAVGNASEDIKDFQTAILTTDLVQKHSCHCALIDGKTVSVGGAAKGSGMIHPNMATMLGFLTTDANISSADLTYALKEVTNTTFNQITVDGDTSTNDMVLVMANGAAGNKLLNPEHPEWPVFIELLKESCASLAKQIARDGEGATKLIEISVSGALSDEEARIIGKQIAGSNLVKTAVYGADANWGRIIGAIGQSQATVNSNTVDISLGDIIMLKDSTPIAFDEEIARNYLMNDKVEIFVDLHLSEGKGMAWGCDLSYDYVKINASYRT